TTTGATTATCATCAGGTAGAGAGATTTTAAAGATTATTCAATGTTAAGAAGTAGGAGGTGACAATCTCAATGGCAAAAAAGGTCTTAACACAAATTAAACTTCAAATTCCTGCAGGGAAAGCAACACCAGCACCACCAGTAGGACCTGCTCTGGGTCAGCATGGTGTTAACATTATGCAATTTTGCAAAGAGTTTAATGAAAGAACTGCAAAGGATGCTGGGCTTATAATCCCAGTTGTAATAACAGTATATTCTGACAGATCATTTACATTTATAACAAAAACACCACCAGCATCAGTTTTGCTAAAGAAAGCTGCGGGAATTGAGAGTGGTTCACCAAAACCAAATAAACAAAAGGTTGCCACATTAAAGAGAGATGTAATTAGAAAGATTGCTGAACAAAAGATGCCTGATTTGACTGCTGCATCCTTGGAAGCAGCAATGAGAACAATTGAAGGAACAGCAAAGAGCATGGGAATTGTTGTGGAAGACTGATCTTTTTGAGCCCGTTTTTTTAAAGTTAAGTGGGAGGTTATTTAAAGCCGCAAATACCACAAAGGAGGTTTGGAGAGTGTTCAGAGGCAAAAAATATCAAGAGGCAGCAAAACTGGTTGACAAGACCAGGTTATATGATCCGGAAGAGGCTATTGATCTGGCTCTAAAAACATCTTATGCTAAATTTGATGAAACAGTGGAAGTGCATGTAAGACTAAATGTTGATCCAAGACATGCAGATCAACAGGTAAGAGGCACGGTTGTTCTTCCAAACGGAACAGGTAAAAATGTCAGAGTACTTGTATTTGCAAAAGGTGACAAAGCGAAAGAAGCTGAAGAAGCGGGTGCTGATTATGTAGGGGCAGAGGAACTTGTTGCAAAGATTCAAAATGAAGGCTGGACAGACTTTGATGTATGTATTGCAACACCGGATATGATGGGATTGGTTGGAATACTCGGTAGGATACTGGGACCCAAAGGGCTTATGCCAAACCCTAAATCAGGCACAGTGACAATGGATATTGCAAAGGCTGTAAAGGAAGCAAAGGCTGGTAGAATAGAG
The Caldicellulosiruptor morganii DNA segment above includes these coding regions:
- the rplK gene encoding 50S ribosomal protein L11; protein product: MAKKVLTQIKLQIPAGKATPAPPVGPALGQHGVNIMQFCKEFNERTAKDAGLIIPVVITVYSDRSFTFITKTPPASVLLKKAAGIESGSPKPNKQKVATLKRDVIRKIAEQKMPDLTAASLEAAMRTIEGTAKSMGIVVED
- the rplA gene encoding 50S ribosomal protein L1, producing the protein MFRGKKYQEAAKLVDKTRLYDPEEAIDLALKTSYAKFDETVEVHVRLNVDPRHADQQVRGTVVLPNGTGKNVRVLVFAKGDKAKEAEEAGADYVGAEELVAKIQNEGWTDFDVCIATPDMMGLVGILGRILGPKGLMPNPKSGTVTMDIAKAVKEAKAGRIEFRIDKTGIIHCPIGKVSFGREKLLENYRTLMDAIIKARPPAAKGQFIRSITVATTMGPGIKINPLKPM